The genomic window AGAGCTATACTAGTTCACCTCAAACCATCACCAGATAAAGATGAACACAAAGACACCGAAAATTATGAGTTCCATTGAGAATGCAGAACACAATACATTGATGCAGATTATGAAGCTAAGTGTTTGGTTCAAATCTCATATCAACATAGATGTTGGTGCCATCCCATTTCAGGTTTTTATTATTCATCATCATGGATCAATACAACATTACAGAGGGAAATCAAAGTAACCATCAGAGCATGTATATATCATCTCAAGCTGGAAAATTCGACGAATTTCAAGACGATTAGAGAATATAATTCTTTCATATGGTTAACTAATCAAAATTGGATTTGAATGGTGGTGCAAACCCTAGATCGGCACGTATCGCTTCAACACCTGCTTCGCCGTCACCGCTGCCCCAACCACCACCCCACCGATCGCCCCCGCTACCGCCGCCGACCTCACCCCAGCCGCCGCCCGATACAGCGCGCCGGTGCCCAGACCCGCCACCACGCTGTTAACCACATCGTCGGTGTCCCTCACCGCCACAATCCCGCTCTCCAAACCCGCGTACATCAACCCGATCACGCCGGCCCGGTTCCCGAATTTTCTTCCCGCGTGGCCGGAGGCGTTGAGGATCCGGTTGATCCGCAGTTTCACAGTGTCCCCGGGCTCCGACGCTTTGACACCGTCGACTAGGCCCTTGGCGGCGCCGGAGAGTGCGCCGGAAAGGTAGCCGATGCCTGTGTAGTAGGTGAGGTTTTCACCCCAGGAACGGCGTTGGGCAACGGACTCTTCCTGGAAGAGGAACTCCGGCGACGTGGGAAGTTTGTAGATATtttggattgggatttggaGGTCTTGATAGGGGTTGTACAAACGACGATTGTCGTTGTCGTTTTGAGAGGTTCGTTGATCCATGTGAATGAAGCTctctagggttagggtttggtcttcttcttctccttgcgtacaggagagagagagagagagagagagagagagagagtttggcGAATCGACGACGATTTTGTGTGGAATCGGGCTGGTAGGGTTCGGTGTAGGTCGCTGGGTTAGACGCATTGGACCGGTTCAATTTTAATCGCCATCAGCAATAGAATTCCCAACGACGTCGTTTGAAATAAGccaataaaattttgttcatgattttctgacttttttttttttttttaggtcccTCCACCAccttctccttttttttcttctttaattaatgtatttatttgataaaattttatcaattttaacaaaaataaatacgtttttataattataaaatcaaaatttctttttaaagttacaagaaaaaaaaatcaactagaattaagaaaaaatagataTTATGTTATGGATTAAGAAAAAGagttttaaactttataaaacaatttaaaataattcaataattttctattcattttttatttttcaaataattaatataaatgagtTAGGTGATACAACTTTTTAgtcaataattatatataatttaataattaagtgtcactattttattaaaatatcacaAAATTATGAGAAgttgttattaaaaattatttaataaaatattaaatataacattATAAAACTTTCAATAAATACAAAATCATAAAACTTTcaacttattaaaataaaattctataatatgaataaataaaaagtaaaataattaaatttaattaccaGTCAAGGTAGATTAGTTGATTAGGGAAATATCGTCCTGTTCGATTCCTTTGATTCGTTTTTATCATTAATGATATTCTAAATTTATTCGATATTGATTGTTATATCAAGGATTCCAACTCGGTTATACAAgttgaaataaatatatatatatatatattcgaaACACGACCCAAGTCGCAGAGACAGCAAAGAGATGAGAGCCAGTCCAACGCCATTATCTTCTTCTCACCTCCACCCACTCCTCGGCTCATTCGCCGCCGCCCGGCGGCTCCATCGTCGATATCCGCCACAGGGGAATCTGGGTTCTGACGACCATTACCAGAACAACGCCACCAAGTACTGGGACAAGTTCTACAAGCGCCACCAAAACAAGGTCACCGATCGCCCATAACCCATATCATTACTCCATTTTTGAATGCATTTCAAGTGTTGATTCTTcgtttttctttgtttcagtTCTTCAAGGACAGGCATTACTTGGAGAAGGACTGGGGAGCGTACTTCTCTGATGATCATTGTGGTACCTCATCAACCAATGGGAAGGTCCTTTTGGAGGTCTGGGTTTTTCTGATTAGGCTCTACCCATTAAcgaatttttgaattatttagaGTTTTATTGTGTGATGATGTGTTTGGGGCTGGGTTTTGACTTGATGGAGCTAAATTTATGTGACCCACATGATTGTTAATGTGGGTTTGCCTTGATCAGATGTATTGTACGGGTTTTGGTCCTTGAAAGTTTGCCCCTTTTTCTTGCTGAGGGAAGATGAGTATATTGATGGAAGTGAACCATTTTGGAAATGAAAATAGGGAGCTGTTGGGGATGGAGACTAATGAGGTTTAGTGATATGTGTTGTTCTTTTtcagggtgtgtattgattttGTATTTGGGTTGTGGAAGGTGAGTTTTGTATGAGCTGAGAGTATGTGAATATGTTTGATCAAACACTTGACTGTTTAAGCATAGGGATTTTGTTAGatcaataaaaaagaagagtcaAGGGGCCTtgttatatttttctaaaatcttGAATCTTATGCATTCTTCTTTTTCATATGTTTTCAACTTAGTTTTCTTCTATCCtcaatgagaaaaatgatattttctttataatatgGTGTTTGTAGCTCATAATTTGATGAACTTCTAGTTGTGGCATTAATTGGAACACatttttctaaaagcaattTGGCATTTCCTCGGGGCAGGTTGGCTGTGGAGCTGGCAATACTATCTTTCCACTTGTGGCTGCTTATCCCAAACTTTATGTTCATGCTTGTGATTTCTCGCCCCTTGCAATTGAACTTGTTAAGGTTTGTCACTCTTTTTCCTTGTTAATTTAATGCATCCTTGAGTTCTGCTCCCTTCTCTAAATTGTATTTACTGTTTAGATGAAAAAGAGGAAATCCTGCTAAAATTTTCTCCTGTGTCTAGTTTAACTCACTgtcatcaattattttttggtagtTCAAGATTATTTATGATGCCACTGAATGCATGTTTTAATGGCTTTATTCACTTATTAGGCTGAACAGGGCACTGGTGAAATGGTGTCATAATGCTTGTGAATCAACTTGCATTTACACAACAGTCAATCTAGTTTGGCAACATTGTAAACATAACTCTACACCAGTAGTAAATCAATTTTTTGCCTAGTTGCTTTATTTCTAGATACCCATTTAATGCTTTGAATTAGGCTGAGAAATTTGTGAATTTTACATGTACCTCAACTGGCCCACATTAAGTGGACATTGATTACGGCTTTTACATACCTTTTTCATTAGATGTTGTAGGGGAACTTTTATCGGCTatgaaatattcatttattcatgCCCATGATACCTGTTAGTCCATTTTCGAATTTTAAGATTTGTTCCCTAATGTTCATGCCTTATGTGTAAGttctttttgaatttaattcCGTGCCTGGGTGTCTCCTTatccaatttcattttttgcGTTTTTTTTATTGTTCGGTTTCTGTTAGAGGTGCCAAAAGGCCACAGAGCAGTCTGAATAACTTAGCGTTGTTTTACTAAATGCAGTCTAATGTAGATTTCAGAGGAGATCGTGTAAATGCATTTGTCTATGATGTTGCAAGTGATGACCTTAGTGATAAAATTAAACCTTCATCTGTTGATGTCATTACCTTGGTAAGTGGAGAAATTATTTGAGATAGATGTTCTTGCCTCTGTGTTTGTGTTACTTGCATCCATCTTTAAACCAtagttttttatcatctttgTATGAGCTCTAACTTGCTTTCAGATAACTCCCCTGTTCATATGAACAACTAACATGTTAAACAGATTTTCATGTTATCTGCAGTTTCTCCAAACAAGATGCCCCTGATTCTACAGAACCTGAAGAAAGTACTAAAGGTGGCTGTGGCATTGTATTGGTAGAGATACTTTTTTTCGTTTCTTATGTGTTCTTTGTTACACTAAAATGACATGAATGGTTTTACTTTCAATTTGCAGCCACATGGTGTTGTTCTTGTACGGGATTATGCTATTGGAGATTTCGCCCAAGTGAGTATACTAGTTCCCATTCCATATCCTCCTCTTCGATcttatatatacatacacataTCTTTTCTGTTATTACAGATAGAGTGTAATTTGTGAATGCTCTCTCTCTGTATTTGAGGGAGGAGGAAGGGTATGAAATTATTCATCCATGTGGTATAAATACCCTTCTCTATCATTTGTCTGAGATTTGATGTCATTtcattatcttttcttttctctgaaTTAACTGAATCCTTCCCGTTTGATATATTAAATACTTGTCAACTTTTTAGGTGAAGCTCCGAGATAGGAATCAGAAAATCAGTGAGAACTTTTATGTCCGAAGGGATGGTACTGTAAGTATGCTGTAGATTATGTGTAGGAGTTCCTAGTACAGTGAGCAACATGCTCTGTGTGACCTAGTTTCTGATGGTTCTTCACTCGGGTACTCCAGTGCTCGTTTTACTTCTCTGAAGATTTCTTGTCAAACTTGTTTTCAAGAGCTGGCTTCACTACTGTAGATGTCAACATATATTGCAAACAGATAGAGAATCGTTCTCAGAATGTAACTATGAATAGGTATGTTTATTGTTCATCACCATTCCAAcaattttcctttcttgttaATAGTCCATGAATATGTATGTCCAAATTTGCAGTATACTTGTAGTAGTAACACAGGTTAAAGTGCAAATTTTAGAGTCATGTCTTTGGCTCTTATATGATTAcattattttcttctcttcttttagTCAGGAAACCAGCATCTTATAGCCTCTAAAAGTTAAATGTCATTAATAAATTGTATGGGAATACAGAACCAAAGGAGGAATTTGCCTccacaaatatatatttaataaagaaatagaTAAAACACCCATGATCACAAGCAACAAACAGAAAGTAGATCCGAAAGAGAATCAACCGAGAGCAAGGACAAAGGAAAAAGGTTGAAAATTTAGAAGACACCGTCAAAGATAATGCATGTAATATATTGGCATCTAATTCGCTAGCAAATCTCTCTAGGTGAACATTTAGAAGTTGTTTCACTTCAAGAAATGATTTGACTTGCTTCTTTTCTAACACTGCTTTTTGGTTTGTTGTTTTCAACTTTTGACCTCTAATTTTAGGCGATGGATACGTGCCATATTCAGCAACTTTGGTTGCAATGTTCCTGATGCTGGTCCGATTTGAGGACTTTGACTGGTGACAGTTTTGGTGAAACATGGACTCAATGATCGCCCAAGTATGCTGGTGGAACTGTGGAGAAGTTCTTAACTAAAAGGCTTATACGCTTTCTATCTTGTGGCCTTAACTAAAAGGCTTGTTTGTTTCCTATCCTGCCAAAGAGAACTAAAGATGGAAGTTTCTGGTAAGACAGAAAGCTTTTGCGGCTGAAGTGATGAATTGAAGAAGCTTGTCCAACCCAACTCAAATTCAAAGAATTAATTGTAAAGAAGATCCTACTCTCCTACAAGCTCAGTTGAACCtgaataaatatttgaaagaaGGCGGTATATCTGCAAGGACTTGGTGTCTTGCCCCATTCAGTCCTACAGTGTTTTTTAACAATCATGATTTATTCAAGTATGTGATATATAATTCCAATGATTCAGGTGTATGGGTGTTGTATTCCCTGAGGAGAACTGACTCCTTTCTACCTAATGAAAGATGGCCTGGTTTATAATTCAGACGAGTGTATAAGATTTGCAGAACATCAAAAGTTTCTTTGCTGAATGTCTTATACGAACTATAAATTAAGGTATTTTATTCAACTAGTTGACAAGACGAGAGCATTCCAGACAACTTACAAATGGACAAAAACAAAACCGATAACCTTCCATATGCCCTTTTTTCCCCTCCTTTTCTGACTTGTTTTTGGCTAGGTGGATGGAATCTGGCCTTTTCAGAATGAGTCTTCAAACTCCCTTTTCCAGTTTTGAACTGAACAGTTGCTACCCTCTTCTAAAAGTGATCTGCATTGGATTTACATTTCCATGTTAGGATTGTCTCATCCATCCTTGATTGTACATAACAGAGATTACAGGCATTCTAGATAGCATTTGATTGCCCAGAAGGTGAAGGAAAAAGCAAGAGAATGTAGAATTTTGCAGCCACTTCTTGTGGGGCTgaatatttcatttcttttcctccattttcttggTTACCAAACAGAATTCATGATAGTGCAAATCAGCTGTTATGGGTGATGATGGGGTCTGGAGGAGGTAACTGCACTCTAGTAGTATATGCAAATGGATTTTATAGTGCAGTGGTTGCAACTTTCAAATGGTACTGACCTGACTGACATCTTATCTCAATTAAAGAACTGAATTATAAGATGCCCCTAGTTAATCCTGCAAGCTGCCTTCATGATCCAACCCGAGATCTCTTAGCCGGTTCAGCTCTGGCAAAACCACTGAACCAAGATCAGGCCGGTCCTTCTTCCTTAGCTCACAACAATTCAAAGCCATTTTTGCAAATGATAAAGCCTCCTCAACTGGCCAATCTTCCACTGTTGGATCAAGCATCTCTGCAAATGTTCCTCTCTCAATGGACCTAGCAACTTGGTGGGTCAGTCCCATTGGAGGCTTTGCTGTAATAATTTGTAGTAACAATACACCTAACGAATACACGTCTGATTTCACACCTAGCATTCCTGTTTGTTGATACTCAGGATCAATGTAACAAAATGTCCCAGCAGCTGCTGTCATATGATATTGAGTCACACTATCAGCCACAGAAGCTGGAACCAGCCGTGCTAAGCCAACATCACTGATCTTGCTCACATAATTTCTGCCCAGGAGAATGTTGGCAGGCTTGAGATCACGATGAACTAGGGGAGCTGGTTTTGTTTGGTGAAGGAAAAGAAGGGCAGAGGCGATCTCAGATGCTATCTTGAAACGGGTTGCCCATGGGAGTGGGAGAGTGTTGTTTCTTCTGAAAAGCCTGTCATCTAAACTGCCATTTTCCATGTATTCATACACAAGGCATCCATACTCAGGGCAGGCACCTACAAGGAGAACCATATTTGGATGTCTCATGCAGCTCAGTACCTCAACCTGAAAGTCACAACAGAAAAATGAAGTTAGTTGTTTAACTCAATAAATAAGCACACATGTGAGACAAGTGGCTCAAAAGTTCCACAGATCAAGTTTGGTCATGGATGTGAAGCATCATGTCAAGAACTAGATATCCCCATGACCATGTTCTTTCTCCTATCAATCCTATACTTTGTGTTTTAACAGAAAAGGGCTTTATGATGAACATGAAGGGTTTGCTCCTTAGCTTTGAGGTAGAAAAGTTTCACCAATTTGGCCTTGTTGGATTGAGTTTGTTAGGATTTGAATTCCACTGGTCCAGCGCATATGAAAATCCATGGAGATGGTCTCTCATGCAAACTATATTCCCCCGTTTGTTTGTGTGGAAAAAATATGCATGAAAAGATTTACCATAGATCTTGATCGAGATGGGAAAATAATTCactcacccaaaaaaaaaaaaaaaagaatccaaAATTTCTTCTCTCAGGTATCTACTTTTGCCTAAACAAACAGAGTAAAGAACACGGTATACCTCTTGTTTAAATTGTTTCAGCCCCTGTGACACGTCTGGTCTCAAAACCTTAATGGCAACAGGTGTATGATCAAGTGAGCCTTTATAAACAGGCCCATATCCACCTTCACCAATCTTCAGTGAATTTGAGAAGTAATCAGTTGCAACTTCAATATCTTCAATGGTGTATTTCCTATACCGGATGTCATTATGCGACAGTTTATCCATTGCTCTTCCACTCGCTTCTGCCTCACGCTTGGCCTTCAGTTCAGTATTCTTTCTCTTATGCGCTTCCAGTTCAGCTAGTCTTTGAGCCATTTGTGCTGCTTGCATAGCTTTCCTGCTCTTCTGCTTCTCCAACTCCACTATAGCTAAAGCTGTCTCTTCACCAATTCTGGCTTCTGGGAACCTACGTGCTTCCTCTGTCTTCCTCTGATGAATATCTCTTGCCTGGAAACAATATACAAGTCTTTGAGGTTTGCTTTGGAAAGGACTCAGATTATCTGTGTTTAGATCACTGTAAGCATATGATATGATACCCTGTGTCTCTGTGTGGCTGTCATTGCTTCTTTGGAAGCTGAGTTGTACGCATCCATGGATTGCTTTAGTTCAAGCTTTAATCTATTCATCTCAGCATCCATCTCATTCTGTAGAGCAACtcatccaaaaaatgatatgcatttcaaattttcaaccaTGTATTGTTTTACTACTGAAAGGGGCAATTTTGGAGTATAACTAGTCCAAAACCATACTTGAAATGTGCTTAATGAGGTTCCAATGAAGTGTTTATTGCAATAATTCATCAGAAACCCTaatgaaaataaag from Vitis vinifera cultivar Pinot Noir 40024 chromosome 9, ASM3070453v1 includes these protein-coding regions:
- the LOC100254842 gene encoding U-box domain-containing protein 52 isoform X1 encodes the protein MASQQNPPLEDSLFTTIIAIDKDKSSQYAVKWAVDNLLSKTSITTLIHVRSVNSQTQDVNMAPKGGRPPTETEMQQLFLPFRGFCARKGIEAKEVVLHDLDIASALVDYISNNSIGNIVVGASNRSVLTRKFRNPDVPTCLAKSAPESCAVYVISKGKIQSVRSAIRFQTPTSSVSSGVTQFQTPKGMSPRGPSNLGRPPQLPTESPTTEDMGRSAFRGSWRSVEPDNGFFDRSTDSVQTTPRDKIMSSSKLFSPPQSRVNLHHRLRISENSSHQGSVSGSSNYSGPSSLRSSNSSSENLEFSGSSGSSLSSQTQNEMDAEMNRLKLELKQSMDAYNSASKEAMTATQRHRARDIHQRKTEEARRFPEARIGEETALAIVELEKQKSRKAMQAAQMAQRLAELEAHKRKNTELKAKREAEASGRAMDKLSHNDIRYRKYTIEDIEVATDYFSNSLKIGEGGYGPVYKGSLDHTPVAIKVLRPDVSQGLKQFKQEVEVLSCMRHPNMVLLVGACPEYGCLVYEYMENGSLDDRLFRRNNTLPLPWATRFKIASEIASALLFLHQTKPAPLVHRDLKPANILLGRNYVSKISDVGLARLVPASVADSVTQYHMTAAAGTFCYIDPEYQQTGMLGVKSDVYSLGVLLLQIITAKPPMGLTHQVARSIERGTFAEMLDPTVEDWPVEEALSFAKMALNCCELRKKDRPDLGSVVLPELNRLRDLGLDHEGSLQD
- the LOC100254842 gene encoding U-box domain-containing protein 52 isoform X2, encoding MSGASTLKPVEDVNMAPKGGRPPTETEMQQLFLPFRGFCARKGIEAKEVVLHDLDIASALVDYISNNSIGNIVVGASNRSVLTRKFRNPDVPTCLAKSAPESCAVYVISKGKIQSVRSAIRFQTPTSSVSSGVTQFQTPKGMSPRGPSNLGRPPQLPTESPTTEDMGRSAFRGSWRSVEPDNGFFDRSTDSVQTTPRDKIMSSSKLFSPPQSRVNLHHRLRISENSSHQGSVSGSSNYSGPSSLRSSNSSSENLEFSGSSGSSLSSQTQNEMDAEMNRLKLELKQSMDAYNSASKEAMTATQRHRARDIHQRKTEEARRFPEARIGEETALAIVELEKQKSRKAMQAAQMAQRLAELEAHKRKNTELKAKREAEASGRAMDKLSHNDIRYRKYTIEDIEVATDYFSNSLKIGEGGYGPVYKGSLDHTPVAIKVLRPDVSQGLKQFKQEVEVLSCMRHPNMVLLVGACPEYGCLVYEYMENGSLDDRLFRRNNTLPLPWATRFKIASEIASALLFLHQTKPAPLVHRDLKPANILLGRNYVSKISDVGLARLVPASVADSVTQYHMTAAAGTFCYIDPEYQQTGMLGVKSDVYSLGVLLLQIITAKPPMGLTHQVARSIERGTFAEMLDPTVEDWPVEEALSFAKMALNCCELRKKDRPDLGSVVLPELNRLRDLGLDHEGSLQD
- the LOC100246267 gene encoding mitochondrial import inner membrane translocase subunit TIM23-1, which codes for MRLTQRPTPNPTSPIPHKIVVDSPNSLSLSLSLSLSCTQGEEEDQTLTLESFIHMDQRTSQNDNDNRRLYNPYQDLQIPIQNIYKLPTSPEFLFQEESVAQRRSWGENLTYYTGIGYLSGALSGAAKGLVDGVKASEPGDTVKLRINRILNASGHAGRKFGNRAGVIGLMYAGLESGIVAVRDTDDVVNSVVAGLGTGALYRAAAGVRSAAVAGAIGGVVVGAAVTAKQVLKRYVPI
- the LOC100852734 gene encoding uncharacterized protein LOC100852734, with the protein product MRASPTPLSSSHLHPLLGSFAAARRLHRRYPPQGNLGSDDHYQNNATKYWDKFYKRHQNKFFKDRHYLEKDWGAYFSDDHCGTSSTNGKVLLEVGCGAGNTIFPLVAAYPKLYVHACDFSPLAIELVKSNVDFRGDRVNAFVYDVASDDLSDKIKPSSVDVITLIFMLSAVSPNKMPLILQNLKKVLKPHGVVLVRDYAIGDFAQVKLRDRNQKISENFYVRRDGTCSFYFSEDFLSNLFSRAGFTTVDVNIYCKQIENRSQNVTMNRRWIRAIFSNFGCNVPDAGPI